A section of the Tamandua tetradactyla isolate mTamTet1 chromosome 4, mTamTet1.pri, whole genome shotgun sequence genome encodes:
- the RFXAP gene encoding regulatory factor X-associated protein: MRPCETVAGAEDETGDDEADPLDISDPPGGEGAASPEELDDEEAPSGGEGGAARRRGGGGGASKTCTYQGCSETTSQVAKQRKPWMCKKHRNKMYKDKYKKKKSDQALSGGSAASGGGVKLEESTDSILAIVKQRTGSFGDRPARPTLLEQVLNQKRLSLLRSPEVVQFLQRQQQLLNQQVLEQRQQQFPGPPV, translated from the exons ATGCGCCCGTGCGAGACCGTGGCGGGGGCCGAGGACGAGACGGGGGACGACGAGGCGGACCCGTTGGACATCTCAGACCCGCCGGGCGGCGAGGGCGCGGCGAGCCCGGAGGAGCTGGACGACGAGGAGGCCCCCTCGGGGGGCGAGGGCGGCGCGGCCCGGCggcgcggcgggggcgggggcgcgaGCAAGACATGCACGTACCAGGGCTGCAGCGAGACCACGAGCCAGGTGGCCAAGCAGCGCAAGCCGTGGATGTGCAAGAAGCACCGCAACAAGATGTACAAGGACAAGTACAAGAAGAAGAAGAGCGACCAGGCCTTGAGCGGCGGCTCGGCGGCCAGCGGGGGCGGCGTCAAGCTGGAG GAAAGCACAGACAGCATCCTCGCTATTGTTAAACAAAGAACCGGTTCTTTTGGTGATCGTCCTGCAAGACCTACTCTTTTAGAACAAGTGTTAAATCAAAAAAGACtg tcctTGCTAAGAAGTCCTGAAGTTGTGCAGTTTTTACAGAGACAACAACAATTACTAAACCAGCAAGTTTTGGAGCAAAGACAGCAGCAGTTTCCAGGACCACCAGTGTGA